tacatacatacatacgtttGCCATGCAGAGAGGGAAGATCGCAAAGGTAcctactatatatgtatgcctaGTATATGTTTTTGGCCATGCCTTCGTTCTATTTAGCGATCTACGGAGTGCTCATATGGGAGCGATCTGTCTGCAAGGGTATGCAATTAGCGATCACcgcatgttttttgttttccttctcCGCTTCTTTGGCATTTTGCGCAATTTGTGCGCTGTactttttatttgttctttgTTTCCCTTTCCTTTTTCCAATTGGAGTTTTGAATGCTTTTAGTTTATTCCATTCAAAATCGGCTCCACGGCgagtcaatcaatcaatcaccGCATTATATGGTTATATGACTACCTACCCcccaatccaatccgatccAATCAATCAAAGCCATTAAACGAATTTAGaacactctttttttttctcttctcttttggTCCGGGGCTGACTCTTATCTCTGTCTCGAaggtttattttgtattttttgataTTATTTCAAAAGGGAAATCAAAGAGACGAGACGGGACAAGACGGGAATGGGAATCAGAAAGATAAAGCCTTAACATTCTCGAATGATGGTAATGGTAATTGCTCAAGTGCCGCCGATGAGGGGGAGTTGCAATTACCCTGTAATTAATTGAAAGGGTTGGAGACCCCACGAGACCCTGCAGGGGGCTGGGATCTCGATCTGCACTACGCTTGATGAGCGCCAATTGACTTTCCGAACTTGCAACTGCTGGATGTGGTATGTGGTGGAGTGCTTGTTGCTCGTACTTGTCGTATTATACGATTTTCCAACACCGATTTATGTAGCTATAGGAAGTGCCAGTGCGATGAGATTCTGATTTGATTTTGGACTGGCAAAAATGTATAGAAAAAATGCCTGAAATCTTGTGCAACATCTATCATCTGAAGTGATTTTAATCTCGGGGAAATAGCCCATACGTTCGGGATTCCTAGCTATACTAACTATAATCTTTTCCAACCTGTTGACTGttgactgtcgactgtcgactgctGGCTGACGGATGTCACCCTCTAATTCCACTTTCCATGCCATGACAAATTCTATATAATACTAGAAATATATGTGCATAGATTCTACCCCATTTCAACCTTATCTCCCTGGCACATAGTCCAACAAAATATCATTGATTATTGTTTAATCTATATATGAAATATggtatatgcacatacatacatacatacatactatatatatacatatatataaaaatagccAATGTCACTTGCCAAAATGATAAGGAGAGGATCGATGGATGGAATGGAGAACCTACCCCCCTGGAAACACGTTCGATCTGAATGATGTATCTGATTTAACAATTAATTTATTCAGTTTTTCAAGAGCCCTTAGCAATGTGTGTGATTCAATCATAATGTGCGGCGTCACGTGGGATCTTTAAGGAATTCATGTGGATACATGTGAGCGATGAATAACCAATATACCCTGTGTAATCGAGTGCAAATCTTTAGTGTTGGAGcaatggtttttgtttttgatgttgttgttgttgttattgtgtgtgtgtgtgttttccatAGGTCTTTGTCAAGTTATGAGAAGAATAGCCAAGCTATGCAGAGCAGGGCCACATAGATGAACATCTTGGAAAGTGTCTGTGCGTCCTGGTTTTCCGCGGTTGGAGTGCCAAAGAACATGAGAATGTCACCGGGGTGACGTAGGCCGAAGCGAGCCGGCATTGGTTCTCGGCGCTGGCCAGCAGGTCGTGCGGGGATCCTGTTGCGCGGATCCACTTGATGCTCGGCATTGCGCCCGTAAATTGGTATGACCTTGTCATTGTCAATCGTACCCTTGCACACGGGGCACAGCTTCACCAGGGGCCGCCTCAGGAACCACTGGTGCAGGCAGGGCCAGCAGAACAGATGCCCGCACATGGTGACCACGGCATCGGTGGCCGTGTCGAAGCATATGTTGCACTCATAGACGGACGGATCGACGCGTTCGGGATCCGCGGCACCACTTGAGCTGCCACCAGCTGCCGGCGAGTCAGTGCTCAGATCTGCAATGTTTCCACGGGGCAGCGAACTGCCCGTCAAGGAGTCCGATGTGGCActggaggaggcagcagccCCCTCTTCCTCCGGAACCAGTTGAGTGGTAGTCGAATCTCTGTGTCCATTATTTTGCTCAGCATTTGTTGCGCTCACGTGGCCTTCAGTATCTGCAGTGCCCGTAGCCGGGACGTTGCAGCCGGTGCCACTGCTCGATGGGGCCGATTCCATGGCTTAAACGTGCTTGGGACTTGTGAGGCACTTGTGTGctgaaattttgtattcagTTTTTGAGTTGTCGCATCAAAATTTGAGTTTAGAATGAGGATAATACAGTCGTCCTACGATGATTGAATAGTAATGGGGATCTGTGTCTGGAAATTGATATCTACATTCCGCACCTCATTTAGGCCCCGTTCAGACTCGTTCCAATTGGCTCCAACCATTGGCCAAGTGTGTCAGagatatgcaaataaatggcTCGGAAAAGCAATTAGAAAATACCCGCTACAGAGACACGGTTCTCTCgatctccctgtctctctctctctctctctttggattGCTGTCTGGTGGCAGTCTCTTTTCACTTGTCTATCAAACAGtgtttttcttggtttttttttttttttggggaaaaacTTGGCTAACTTTGGCTTTAacttgttttctgttttcctgAGTgcgcgccaaaaaaaaaaaggagaaataCCACATGAAATGCACATTCAAGGCTATAagccagaaacaaaaacaacgtcAACGCCACTAAAAAGTAAACTTGCTCTCAAACTggttttcctctctctctttgtctctctccctctctctctttctctccttctctgtgtg
The sequence above is a segment of the Drosophila pseudoobscura strain MV-25-SWS-2005 chromosome X, UCI_Dpse_MV25, whole genome shotgun sequence genome. Coding sequences within it:
- the LOC6900180 gene encoding E3 ubiquitin-protein ligase RNF185-like, with product MESAPSSSGTGCNVPATGTADTEGHVSATNAEQNNGHRDSTTTQLVPEEEGAAASSSATSDSLTGSSLPRGNIADLSTDSPAAGGSSSGAADPERVDPSVYECNICFDTATDAVVTMCGHLFCWPCLHQWFLRRPLVKLCPVCKGTIDNDKVIPIYGRNAEHQVDPRNRIPARPAGQRREPMPARFGLRHPGDILMFFGTPTAENQDAQTLSKMFIYVALLCIAWLFFS